Proteins from one Thalassophryne amazonica chromosome 20, fThaAma1.1, whole genome shotgun sequence genomic window:
- the LOC117502081 gene encoding arylamine N-acetyltransferase, pineal gland isozyme NAT-10-like, which yields MNLEEYFERIGFYGPYDKPDLPTLKLIHRHHIMSVPFENLSIHCGESIIMDLEVAFNKIVRSRRGGWCVECNYLFGWVLRKLGYDTTTLSSRVFNSTINDFSTTECHLINKVVIDGKAYITDVSYGVSFQMWQPLELISGKDQPQAAGVFRFINKGDVWVLEKTGRPPKLLNPEFAMSSLVDRKLTKTMHCFTLEPREPNDFSEVNHALQMDPTSLFTNKSICILQTHTGFRALFGWTYSEVTYNPEEGVDTFDMRNIPDDEVQQILRKKFNINLEKKLQPINNQSFYCL from the coding sequence ATgaatttggaggagtactttgaaaGAATTGGCTTCTATGGCCCATACGATAAACCGGATCTTCCAACGCTCAAATTGATCCACAGACATCACATCATGTCTGTTCCTTTTGAAAACCTCAGCATTCACTGTGGGGAGTCTATCATCATGGATCTTGAGGTAGCTTTCAACAAGATAGTGAGGAGCCGCCGTGGAGGTTGGTGCGTTGAGTGCAACTACTTGTTCGGCTGGGTGCTGAGGAAACTTGGGTATGATACTACAACTTTGAGCTCCAGAGTGTTTAACAGTACAATCAATGATTTCAGCACCACTGAGTGCCACCTCATAAACAAAGTTGTCATAGATGGAAAGGCATACATCACTGATGTGAGCTATGGGGTGTCTTTCCAAATGTGGCAGCCTCTGGAGCTCATCTCTGGAAAGGACCAACCTCAGGCAGCAGGTGTCTTCCGTTTTATTAACAAAGGGGACGTCTGGGTGCTCGAGAAAACTGGCAGACCACCCAAGTTACTCAACCCAGAGTTTGCCATGTCAAGTCTGGTGGACAGGAAGCTAACAAAGACGATGCACTGCTTCACCTTGGAGCCCAGAGAGCCAAATGACTTCTCTGAAGTAAACCATGCACTTCAGATGGACCCCACCTCACTTTTCACCAATAAATCCATCTGCATTTTGCAGACGCATACCGGATTCAGAGCCCTTTTTGGCTGGACATACAGCGAGGTCACCTACAACCCAGAGGAAGGCGTCGATACCTTTGACATGAGGAACATACCAGATGATGAAGTACAACAAATTCTGAGGAAGAAGTTCAACATCAATTTGGAAAAGAAATTACAGCCTATTAACAATCAATCATTTTATTGTCTCTGA